The following coding sequences lie in one Xylocopa sonorina isolate GNS202 chromosome 7, iyXylSono1_principal, whole genome shotgun sequence genomic window:
- the Pll gene encoding serine/threonine-protein kinase pelle gives MTSSGCTDKIKYIYQLPFSERSELCKILNQNDKWEELAGMWMEYDMLTIQSLRKEKNPTDELLTMWGHHNHTILELFVLLSRMQHYQSMVPLKSFVEKKFHKLLYNGEGNLHRLLGKRLNKNTKDLKIGMQNFNQIAPSEPNMPKIIIQENTKEESHKILNQPMQAMHIGVTPSNSNNLLVASLAAANPVTLHRVQTNAKKDNDAAVLKTEATIPHATFNELTIATNEWNKYNILGRGGFGIVYRGVWKNTDVAIKRIEKRGTDSDESHMLQLQQSLREIKILNACRHENILPLYAYSLDGKIPCLIYQLMQNGSLEDRLLVKQKTPPLSWVQRHEIAKGTARGLQYLHTIGEKPLIHGDIKSANILLDKNFEPRIGDFGLAREGPESDSMKVSKIHGTRPYLPEEFLHGRKLSTKVDTYSYGIVLFELATGLSAYDESRLENRFLRDFIDSWEDKDLHLLIDKKAGEKGKQIYNNLMLLGKWCANHMAQNRPEMDYVFKKLNDL, from the exons ATGACTTCGTCAGGTTGTACTGATAAAATCAAATATATTTACCAGTTGCCATTCTCAGAGCGATCAGAACTTTGCAAAATACTTAATCAAAATGACAAGTGGGAAGAACTTGCTG GAATGTGGATGGAATATGATATGTTGACAATACAAAGTTTGCGAAAAGAGAAGAATCCAACAGACGAATTATTAACAATGTGGGGTCATCATAATCATACCATATTGGAGTTGTTTGTTTTATTATCTAGGATGCAGCATTATCAATCCATGGTACCATTAAAATCATTCGTCGAGAAAAAGTTTCATAAATTACTTTACAATGGGGAGGGAAATCTTCATCGATTACTTGGAAAACGATTAAATAAGAATACAAAAGATTTGAAGATAGGAATGCAAAATTTTAATCAAATTGCACCATCGGAACCAAATATGCCAAAAATTATTATACAGGAGAATACTAAGGAGGAATCTCATAAAATTTTGAATCAACCAATGCAAGCTATGCATATTGGCGTCACTCCAAGTAATTCTAACAACTTACTTGTTGCTTCTTTAGCAGCAGCAAATCCAGTTACCTTGCACCGTGTTCAAACTAATGCAAAGAAAGACAATGATGCTGCTGTACTTAAAACGGAAGCAACAATCCCTCACGCTACTTTTAACGAGTTAACTATAGCCACTAATGAATGgaataaatataacatattgggGAGAGGTGGTTTTGGAATAGTGTATAGAG GCGTTTGGAAAAATACAGATGTAGCTATAAAAAGGATAGAAAAAAGAGGAACAGATTCTGATGAGAGTCATATGCTTCAACTTCAACAATCTCTTAGAGAAATCAAAATTTTAAATGCTTGCCGTCATGAAAATATTTTGCCATTGTATGCATACAGTTTAGATGGTAAAATACCTTGTCTTATATATCAACTTATGCAGAACGGATCTTTGGAAGACAGATTATTAGTGAAACAAAAAACTCCACCACTGTCTTGGGTACAACGTCATGAAATAGCTAAAGGAACTGCACGTGGTTTACAATACTTACATACAATTGGAGAAAAGCCTTTGATACATGGCGATATAAAGAGTGCAAATATTTTGCTAGACAAAAATTTTGAACCTAGAATTGGTGATTTTGGTTTAGCTAGAGAGGGTCCTGAGAGTGATTCTATGAAA GTAAGCAAAATTCATGGCACTAGACCATATCTTCCGGAAGAATTTCTACATGGACGAAAGTTATCTACAAAAGTTGATACGTATAGTTATGGTATAGTTTTATTTGAATTAGCTACTGGTTTATCAGCTTACGACGAGTCTAGGCTAGAGAATAGATTTTTGAGAGATTTTATTGATAGTTGGGAAGACAAAGATCTTCATTTATTGATAGATAAAAAAGCAGGCGAAAAAGGCAAACAGATTTACAATAATTTAATGCTTTTGGGGAAATGGTGTGCTAATCATATGGCACAAAATAGACCAGAAATGGATTATGTGTTTAAAAAACTAAATGATTTATAA